In one window of Aquamicrobium sp. DNA:
- the murB gene encoding UDP-N-acetylmuramate dehydrogenase, translating into MTAPTTNGAALLDRLSPLLTDIRGRLIPDTSMETITWFRAGGPAELLFQPADEDDLAAFLKALPADVPVTIVGIGSNLLVREAGVKGVVIRLSAKGFGFVEAVDENRLRVGAAAPDKRVAAAALEAGIGGFHFYHGIPGSIGGALRMNAGANGVETRERVVSVRALDRQGDFHTLTNADMGYSYRKSRAPKELIFVSAEMEGYPAEREEIRKAMDEVQTHRETVQPIREKTGGSTFKNPEGSSAWKEIDKAGCRGLMIGGAQMSPMHCNFMINTGSATGYDLELLGETVRARVLENSGIRLEWEIRRIGDFRPGREVQEFLGRLL; encoded by the coding sequence ATGACCGCCCCCACGACGAACGGCGCGGCGCTGCTGGATCGGCTTTCCCCGCTGCTGACGGATATCCGCGGCCGGCTGATCCCCGATACGTCGATGGAGACCATCACCTGGTTCCGCGCCGGCGGGCCGGCCGAGCTGCTGTTCCAGCCGGCCGACGAGGACGACCTCGCCGCCTTCCTGAAAGCCCTGCCGGCGGACGTTCCCGTCACCATCGTCGGCATCGGCTCCAACCTTCTGGTGCGCGAGGCGGGCGTCAAGGGCGTCGTCATCCGTCTTTCGGCGAAAGGCTTCGGCTTCGTCGAGGCGGTGGACGAGAATCGCCTGCGGGTTGGCGCGGCCGCGCCCGACAAGCGCGTGGCCGCCGCCGCGCTCGAGGCCGGCATCGGCGGCTTCCATTTCTACCACGGCATTCCCGGCTCCATCGGCGGCGCGCTGCGGATGAATGCCGGCGCCAACGGCGTCGAGACGCGCGAGCGCGTCGTTTCGGTGCGCGCGCTCGACCGACAGGGCGACTTCCACACGCTGACGAACGCCGACATGGGCTATTCCTACCGCAAGTCGCGCGCGCCGAAGGAGCTGATCTTCGTCAGCGCCGAGATGGAAGGCTACCCGGCCGAGCGCGAGGAGATCCGCAAGGCGATGGACGAGGTCCAGACCCACCGCGAGACGGTGCAGCCGATCCGCGAGAAGACCGGCGGCTCGACCTTCAAGAACCCCGAGGGCTCGTCGGCCTGGAAGGAGATCGACAAGGCCGGCTGCCGCGGGCTGATGATCGGCGGGGCGCAGATGTCGCCGATGCATTGCAACTTCATGATCAACACCGGCTCGGCCACGGGCTACGACCTCGAACTGCTCGGCGAGACGGTGCGCGCGCGGGTGCTGGAGAATTCGGGCATCCGTCTCGAATGGGAAATCCGCCGCATCGGCGATTTCAGGCCCGGGCGCGAGGTGCAGGAGTTCCTCGGGCGGCTGCTCTGA
- the ftsA gene encoding cell division protein FtsA yields the protein MNWLGGQKEASAGRSGIVTVLDIGSSKICCIIGRLKPCAESERLPGRTHQVRVIGIGHQKSLGVKSGAIVDLDAAEQAVRLAVDAAERMAGLTVESLIVNVSAGRLKSQVFSSTVNLGGHEAGEGDIRRVLAAGARQAQRAEREVVHSLPVGFSLDAERGVRDPSGMIGDVLGVDMHVLTADAAPLRNLELCVNRAHLSVERMVATPYASGLSALVDDEAEMGAACVDMGGGTTTISIFAEGRFVHAEVLPIGGGHVTMDLARGLSTRREHAERLKVMHGSALPMADDDRDTVTIQPMGQDDGDVMQHVPRAVMNRIVRARVEETLELVRDRLARSGFGNVVGKRVVLTGGASQLGGLPEAARRILARNVRLGRPLGVAGLPEAAKGPAFSTAVGLLIYPQVAAMESRQPQGGFMRFRATGTGGPFGRVGRWIRESF from the coding sequence ATGAACTGGCTCGGCGGACAGAAGGAAGCATCGGCTGGTCGCTCGGGCATCGTCACGGTCCTCGATATCGGCTCGTCCAAGATTTGCTGCATCATCGGCCGGCTGAAGCCCTGCGCCGAAAGCGAGCGCCTGCCGGGCCGGACCCATCAGGTCCGCGTCATCGGCATCGGCCACCAGAAGTCGCTGGGCGTGAAGTCCGGCGCCATCGTCGATCTCGATGCCGCCGAGCAGGCGGTGCGCCTCGCCGTCGACGCCGCCGAGCGCATGGCGGGGCTGACGGTCGAATCGCTGATCGTCAACGTCTCGGCCGGGCGGCTGAAGAGCCAGGTGTTCTCCTCGACCGTCAATCTCGGCGGGCACGAGGCCGGCGAGGGCGATATCCGCCGCGTGCTGGCGGCCGGAGCCAGGCAGGCCCAGCGCGCCGAGCGCGAGGTGGTGCATTCGCTTCCCGTCGGCTTCTCGCTCGATGCCGAGCGCGGCGTGCGCGATCCCTCCGGCATGATTGGCGACGTGCTCGGCGTCGACATGCACGTGCTGACCGCCGACGCCGCGCCGCTGCGCAATCTCGAGCTGTGCGTCAACCGCGCCCACCTTTCGGTCGAGCGTATGGTGGCGACGCCCTATGCCAGCGGCCTGTCGGCGCTGGTCGACGACGAGGCGGAAATGGGCGCGGCCTGCGTCGACATGGGCGGCGGCACGACGACGATCTCGATCTTCGCCGAGGGGCGGTTCGTCCATGCCGAGGTGCTGCCGATCGGCGGCGGCCACGTGACGATGGACCTAGCGCGCGGGCTGTCGACGCGGCGCGAGCATGCCGAGCGCCTGAAGGTCATGCATGGCTCGGCGCTGCCGATGGCCGACGACGACCGCGACACGGTGACGATCCAGCCAATGGGGCAGGACGACGGCGACGTGATGCAGCACGTGCCGCGCGCGGTGATGAACCGGATCGTGCGCGCCCGCGTCGAGGAGACGCTGGAGCTGGTGCGCGACCGGCTGGCGCGGTCCGGCTTCGGAAACGTGGTCGGCAAGCGCGTGGTGCTGACCGGCGGGGCGAGCCAGCTCGGCGGCCTGCCGGAAGCGGCGCGGCGGATTCTGGCGCGCAACGTGCGGCTCGGGCGGCCGCTCGGCGTCGCCGGCCTGCCGGAGGCGGCCAAGGGGCCGGCGTTCTCCACGGCGGTCGGCCTTCTGATCTATCCGCAGGTGGCGGCGATGGAAAGTCGCCAGCCGCAGGGCGGATTCATGCGGTTTCGCGCAACGGGTACTGGTGGTCCTTTCGGCCGTGTCGGCCGGTGGATCAGAGAGAGTTTCTGA
- the ftsZ gene encoding cell division protein FtsZ — MTINLKKPDITELKPRITVFGVGGGGGNAVNNMITAGLKGVEFVVANTDAQALTTSKSERLIQLGAHVTEGLGAGALPEVGRAAAEECIDEIMDHLSNTHMCFVTAGMGGGTGTGAAPVVARAAREKGILTVGVVTKPFHFEGQRRMKTADQGIEELQKCVDTLIVIPNQNLFRIANDKTTFADAFAMADQVLYSGVACITDLMVKEGLINLDFADVRSVMREMGKAMMGTGEASGEGRAMAAAEAAIANPLLDETSMKGAKGLLISITGGRDLTLFEVDEAATRIREEVDQDANIILGATFDEELEGVIRVSVVATGIDKPAAEINTPPITIRQPQKPVQQQARPAEPARPAAPQPQIHAEAPRQADPIAEAIRAAETAPAAIQPAQDEAEFRPASRLFAQAPAQPAAAIQPAPQMAEPVVQPQPVQMAPRVEMAAPAQPRMPRVEDFPPVVRAEMEQGHAHDHEERGPMGLLKRLTQGLSRREEDQTRLQPALPREPRLLQPSAEPRRAPSSDGQQLYAPRRGQLDDQGRLSVQPRMSQEDDQLEIPAFLRRQAN, encoded by the coding sequence ATGACCATCAATCTCAAGAAGCCGGACATCACCGAGCTGAAGCCGCGGATCACCGTGTTCGGTGTCGGCGGTGGCGGCGGCAATGCCGTCAACAACATGATCACCGCCGGCCTCAAGGGGGTCGAGTTCGTCGTCGCCAACACCGACGCGCAGGCGCTGACCACATCGAAGTCCGAGCGCCTCATCCAGCTCGGCGCGCACGTCACCGAAGGGCTCGGCGCCGGCGCGCTGCCCGAGGTCGGCCGTGCCGCCGCCGAGGAGTGCATCGACGAGATCATGGACCATCTGTCCAACACGCATATGTGCTTCGTCACCGCCGGCATGGGCGGCGGCACGGGCACGGGCGCGGCGCCCGTCGTGGCGCGCGCGGCGCGCGAAAAGGGCATCCTCACCGTCGGCGTCGTCACCAAGCCGTTCCACTTCGAGGGCCAGCGCCGTATGAAGACGGCGGATCAGGGCATCGAGGAACTGCAGAAGTGCGTCGATACCCTCATCGTCATCCCGAACCAGAACCTCTTCCGCATCGCCAACGACAAGACCACCTTCGCCGACGCCTTCGCCATGGCCGACCAGGTGCTCTATTCGGGCGTCGCCTGCATCACCGACCTGATGGTCAAGGAAGGCCTGATCAACCTCGACTTCGCCGACGTGCGCTCGGTCATGCGCGAGATGGGCAAGGCGATGATGGGCACGGGTGAAGCCTCGGGCGAGGGCCGTGCCATGGCCGCCGCCGAGGCCGCCATCGCCAACCCGCTGCTCGACGAGACCTCGATGAAGGGCGCCAAGGGTCTCCTGATCTCGATCACCGGCGGTCGCGACCTCACCCTGTTCGAGGTCGACGAGGCCGCCACCCGCATCCGCGAGGAGGTCGACCAGGACGCCAACATCATCCTCGGCGCGACCTTCGACGAGGAGCTGGAAGGCGTGATCCGCGTGTCGGTCGTCGCCACCGGCATCGACAAGCCGGCGGCCGAGATCAACACGCCGCCGATCACCATCCGCCAGCCGCAGAAGCCGGTGCAGCAGCAGGCCCGTCCGGCCGAGCCGGCGCGCCCCGCCGCGCCGCAGCCGCAGATCCACGCGGAAGCGCCGCGCCAGGCCGATCCGATCGCCGAGGCGATCCGCGCCGCCGAGACCGCGCCCGCCGCTATCCAGCCGGCGCAGGACGAGGCCGAGTTCCGCCCGGCCAGCCGCCTGTTCGCGCAGGCGCCCGCCCAGCCTGCCGCCGCCATCCAGCCGGCGCCGCAGATGGCGGAGCCCGTCGTCCAGCCGCAGCCGGTCCAGATGGCGCCGCGCGTCGAGATGGCCGCCCCGGCCCAGCCGCGCATGCCGCGCGTCGAGGACTTCCCGCCGGTGGTGCGCGCCGAGATGGAGCAGGGCCACGCCCATGACCACGAGGAGCGCGGCCCGATGGGGCTCCTGAAGCGCCTGACGCAGGGCCTCTCGCGTCGCGAGGAGGACCAGACCCGGCTGCAGCCGGCGCTGCCGCGCGAGCCGCGGCTGCTCCAGCCTTCGGCCGAGCCGCGCCGCGCGCCGTCGTCCGACGGGCAGCAGCTCTATGCGCCGCGCCGCGGCCAGCTCGACGATCAGGGCCGTCTTTCCGTTCAGCCGCGCATGAGCCAGGAAGACGACCAGCTCGAGATTCCCGCATTCCTGCGCCGGCAAGCGAACTAG
- the lpxC gene encoding UDP-3-O-acyl-N-acetylglucosamine deacetylase: MGFDLHDYQTTLKSRVSLSGTGVHSGKPVSLHFSPADPDTGVVFLCADASGDVTEVRALAAEIGATDLCTVLGNPSGVHVATVEHLLAALSALGVDNVYIEIDGGEVPILDGSAAMFVDAFDQAGIAQQAVKRRYIRIVKPVRIDSGASWAEFHPYDGTRFEVEIDFENPAIGRQFYAADITPDLFRREIARARTFGFMKDVERLWAAGYALGSSLENTVVIGDDGRVVNMEGLRCPNEFVRHKMLDAMGDLALAGARFIGRFRSYRGGHKLNAAALRRLLSDRSSFEIVETGRRERGRMAEMVAVSAPVYAPWML, from the coding sequence ATGGGGTTCGACTTGCACGACTATCAAACGACGCTCAAGTCGCGCGTATCCTTGTCCGGTACCGGCGTTCACAGCGGTAAGCCCGTTTCCCTGCATTTTTCCCCTGCGGATCCCGATACCGGCGTCGTCTTCCTGTGCGCCGATGCCTCCGGCGACGTCACCGAGGTGCGCGCGCTCGCGGCCGAGATCGGCGCGACCGACCTTTGCACGGTGCTGGGCAATCCTTCCGGCGTCCATGTCGCCACGGTCGAGCATCTGCTTGCGGCGCTGTCGGCGCTCGGCGTCGACAATGTCTATATCGAGATCGACGGCGGCGAGGTGCCGATCCTCGACGGCAGCGCGGCCATGTTCGTCGACGCGTTCGACCAGGCTGGCATCGCGCAGCAGGCGGTGAAGCGGCGCTATATCCGCATCGTCAAGCCCGTGCGCATCGACAGCGGCGCGTCCTGGGCCGAGTTCCACCCTTATGACGGCACGCGCTTCGAGGTCGAGATCGACTTCGAGAACCCGGCCATCGGCCGCCAGTTCTACGCCGCCGACATCACCCCCGACCTTTTCCGCCGCGAGATCGCCCGCGCCCGCACCTTCGGCTTCATGAAGGACGTCGAGCGGCTGTGGGCCGCCGGCTACGCGCTCGGCTCGTCGCTGGAGAACACGGTGGTGATCGGCGACGACGGCCGCGTGGTCAACATGGAAGGCCTGCGCTGCCCCAACGAGTTCGTCCGGCACAAGATGCTCGACGCCATGGGCGATCTGGCCCTTGCCGGCGCCCGCTTCATCGGCCGCTTCCGCTCCTATCGCGGCGGGCACAAGCTCAACGCCGCAGCGCTGCGCCGCCTGCTCTCCGACCGCTCGTCCTTCGAGATCGTCGAGACCGGCCGCCGCGAGCGCGGGCGCATGGCCGAGATGGTCGCGGTCAGCGCGCCGGTCTACGCGCCCTGGATGCTTTGA
- a CDS encoding cell division protein FtsQ/DivIB, with protein MPRALRKPARFLARLVSGDVEPPPFVMLALSAAMIGSFSAYGVVAGGHMPSVVQAVTARTGFAIDEIRVSGNVETSEIDIFDRVGLDGWTSLVGFDAHDARGRIESLPWIESVTVRKVYPSTLEVKVVERTPFAIWQQGSLLSLIEADGSVIAPLSGSRHASLPLVVGRGADKAAAGFIARVAGYPDLAARVKGYVRVSDRRWDLRLDNGVTIRLPEQNETAALDELVALEARHGLFARDIETVDMRLADRLVVKLAPDAAMAREAAMKERLGKNYRPAGQAI; from the coding sequence TTGCCGCGCGCGCTGCGCAAGCCGGCGCGGTTCCTCGCCCGGCTCGTCTCGGGCGACGTCGAGCCGCCGCCCTTCGTCATGCTCGCTTTGTCGGCGGCGATGATCGGCTCGTTCTCGGCCTATGGCGTGGTGGCGGGTGGGCACATGCCGTCCGTGGTGCAGGCGGTCACGGCGCGCACGGGCTTCGCCATCGACGAGATTCGCGTCTCCGGCAATGTCGAGACTTCCGAGATCGACATCTTCGACAGGGTCGGTCTCGATGGCTGGACCTCGCTCGTCGGCTTCGACGCGCACGACGCGCGCGGGCGGATCGAAAGCTTGCCGTGGATCGAGAGCGTCACCGTGCGCAAGGTCTATCCCTCGACGCTGGAGGTGAAGGTGGTGGAGCGCACGCCGTTCGCCATCTGGCAGCAGGGCTCGCTCCTGTCGCTGATCGAGGCCGACGGCAGCGTCATCGCGCCGCTTTCCGGCTCGCGCCACGCGTCGCTGCCGCTGGTTGTCGGCCGTGGCGCGGACAAGGCGGCTGCCGGCTTCATCGCGCGGGTCGCGGGCTATCCCGATCTGGCGGCGCGGGTGAAGGGCTACGTGCGCGTCTCCGACCGGCGCTGGGACCTGCGCCTCGACAACGGCGTGACGATCAGGCTGCCCGAGCAGAACGAGACCGCGGCGCTCGACGAGCTCGTCGCGCTGGAAGCGCGTCACGGGCTTTTCGCCCGCGATATCGAGACGGTCGACATGCGCCTTGCCGACCGGCTGGTCGTCAAGCTCGCGCCCGATGCGGCCATGGCGCGCGAGGCGGCGATGAAGGAACGACTCGGCAAGAACTACCGTCCGGCGGGGCAGGCGATATGA
- a CDS encoding D-alanine--D-alanine ligase, with protein sequence MAKRHVAVLMGGFSSERPVSLSSGKACADALEAEGYRVSRVDVGRDVSQVLADLKPDVAFNALHGPFGEDGTIQGILEYLQIPYTHSGVLASALAMNKGQAKIVAEAAGIPVAPSRVMNRFDIGAEHPMAPPYVVKPVCEGSSFGVVIVGEGQAHPPQVIGSSEWRYGDAVMVERFVHGRELTCAVMGDRALGVTEIVPQGHSFYDYDSKYAPGGSKHECPAKVSPIIYQKILTLALKAHQAIGCRGVSRSDFRYDDRHSEDGELIWLEVNTQPGMTPTSLVPELAAAAGLGFGELLSWMVEDASCSR encoded by the coding sequence ATGGCGAAAAGACACGTTGCCGTTCTCATGGGCGGCTTTTCCTCGGAGCGTCCGGTTTCGCTGTCGTCGGGAAAGGCGTGCGCCGATGCGCTGGAGGCGGAAGGCTACCGCGTCAGCCGCGTCGATGTCGGGCGCGACGTGTCGCAGGTGCTGGCGGACCTGAAGCCGGATGTCGCCTTCAACGCGCTTCACGGCCCGTTCGGCGAGGACGGCACCATCCAGGGCATCCTCGAATATCTCCAGATCCCCTACACCCATTCCGGCGTGCTGGCCTCGGCGCTGGCCATGAACAAGGGTCAGGCCAAGATCGTCGCCGAGGCGGCCGGCATTCCGGTCGCGCCGTCGCGGGTGATGAACCGGTTCGACATCGGCGCCGAGCACCCGATGGCGCCGCCCTACGTCGTCAAGCCGGTGTGCGAGGGGTCGAGCTTCGGCGTCGTCATCGTCGGCGAGGGACAGGCGCATCCGCCGCAGGTCATCGGCTCGTCCGAGTGGCGCTATGGCGATGCGGTGATGGTTGAGCGTTTCGTCCACGGGCGCGAGCTGACCTGCGCGGTGATGGGCGACAGGGCGCTCGGCGTCACCGAGATTGTTCCGCAGGGGCATTCCTTCTACGATTACGACTCGAAATATGCGCCGGGCGGCTCAAAACACGAATGCCCCGCGAAAGTTTCACCGATTATTTACCAAAAGATACTGACACTGGCGCTGAAGGCACATCAGGCGATCGGCTGCCGTGGCGTCTCCCGGTCGGACTTCCGTTACGACGACCGCCATTCCGAAGATGGCGAGCTGATCTGGCTGGAGGTGAACACGCAGCCGGGCATGACCCCGACGTCGCTGGTGCCGGAGTTGGCCGCTGCGGCGGGGTTGGGTTTTGGTGAGCTTCTGAGCTGGATGGTGGAGGACGCTTCTTGTTCTCGTTGA